Below is a genomic region from Fusobacterium nucleatum.
TATTTAGCTGGAACTGCTAGCACAGGTGGAATAAAAATGGATTATCATTGGTTAAAATTAACTCCTCAAGGAAAGTTTTACACTTTCAATAATGCTGGAGTAAATGTAAAGAATTTGCAAACTACAATAGCTTATATTGTTAATCCTTAGTGACAGAAATAACTTGACCTGATAGCTGTAGATTTCCAGAAAATCCTTGTCTAAGAGCTGGATAAAATTTTAATTTTTTAGTTGAAGGTTCAAAATGGATTTCTGCAACTTCACCAGTAGCACCCCCAGTACCATTTGTACAAGAAGCTTTAACATCTTCAGTATTTGTTAAAAACCAATCAGGTAAAATATAATCTGTTTCATAATCATTTTTAACATGAATATTCATAAAACTGATTATTCTAATTTTCCCAGCTGCTATTAATTTAAATGATTGGCTTAGAATGCCATTAGTACTATTAATTGTTATAGTTTCACTTCTAAAATTTGATAGATTTTCCAATTTCTTCCGATTTTGATAAATAGACAATTCTTCAAAGTCTGCATTTGGAACACTCACTCTACTAGTTTGGCTTTTTAAACAATAGTAATATTTTTGATTTCTTGGAAAATAATATACATTTCCTGCCACTGCCTGTTCAACAGGAAACTCTCCATTATTTTGTCCTAAAATTCCATTAAGATTTTGTATTAATTGATTTTCTTTATTATTAAGACTTTCATATAGGTATTTCCAAGTTATTGGAATTAATTGTTCATCAGGAGTTCCTGATGTTGCTTCCCAAGTTCTATTTCCACCAATATTTTTATACCAATGTCCATTATCTGCTAGATATTGTTTATCTGCTTCTAAGTTATTTCTTCCTTTCAAAGTACCAACAGCTGTTAATCCTGTTTCTGTATAGACTTGGTTAGCAATATCTCTTGTTAAATAAATAACACCATCTCTTACATATATTTCAGCTTCTATATCACTTGAAATAGCCATATAGATATCTTGAATAGATTCATATGTTTTTCCTAATCTGTTGTTTGGAAAAGTATCAGCAGATACAGCTGTTGTATATGAATAAAGAATTTCTGTTATATCTCCTTCAATTTTTGCATATACCCCAAATTCTTCTGTTTGAAAAGATTGTTCTACATTTTCATTTGATATTTGTACTGTTAAAACAGCAGTACCATTATCATTTCTTATATTCATTACATTTAAATCAAGTTTTTTATTTTTTAATTCAGTTACTTCTCTTAAATTTCCTGAATGTTTTTGATCTCCAAATGCTGCCTTGGTAAATAGAACTTTACCTTCCCCAGCTAATGCTCTTGCTAAAAGGTTTCTTCCAGCATTTGTAATGATGTGACTATTAAAATCAGCCATTTATTTCACCTCTTTTTTCTAAAGTATATTTTCCATTTTTATTTACCAAATTTAGATTATTAAGATAGAAGTAACTTGGTTGTGGATATAGTATTACTTTTGTTCCATATCTCATATGTGTTGCCATATATAAAGGAGATATAGAGTTATTTTTAAAAGTAATTCCTGTTAAATGTTGTGATTTCTTTTTTGTCTTTTCTACCCTATCTATCATAATATCTAGGTTATTTTTAGTTGTTCCCATAATTTCTATTTTGAATGTTCCATTATCCCCATTAAATTCTGGAAATTCCAATATGTTAGCTTTTTCATAAAAGATATTTAAAACGTCTTGAATAGCTTTATTTGTTCCCTTTATAGAATGTATTTGGAAAGATAATTTACAAGCCTTTCTTTTTTCTTCAATAGACATAGAGAAATCATAAAAATCTACACTTAATTCTTTTGCAACCATATCAATTTCTTTTTCAGTCATAGTGTCTATTCTTTCAAGAAACTCTAAATATTCTATATTAGCAACAATGTGTTTTGAGATAAGTGCATCTATAACCGTTAATATAACTTTATATTTTTTATCATTTTTTAAAATGTCAGGGGCAAGGTCTCTTATATTAGTGACATCATATATAAAATTTTGCTCTTTCATCTTGACTCTGCTCCTTTGTATGAAATGCTTATAGTTCCACATTTTGCTAAATGAAATTTCTGCCCTTTATAAGTTTGAGGTGATTTTATTTCAATTCTTCTTATCCCTTCAACATTTTTAGAAATATCTATAATATCCTGTAAATTTATACTTTCTCCCATTTTGAATGATTTAGTATATTGTTCTAATGAATTTGTTAGTTCTTTTTCTATTTCTGATTTCGATACTAACGAACTATCATAAACCCAATAATCTAAATCAATATTGTAATCATGAAATGTTGGGTCTTTAATTTCTATCTGGTCATTTAAAACTTTAATATTTTTATTTTCAACTATATAATTTTTTATTTTTGTTTTTTCTTCTTGTGATATGTGTTCTAAACCATTCACAACATATATGTCAATGTAATTAGGCTTAGGACTATTTATAAAGACATCTGTAACTAGGTTAGATGATTTCTTAACCCAATATTCATAAGAGCCTTCTGAACCACCTGTGGTAAATGATTCAGGAATAAGTTCTAATCTACTTCTGTACTCTTCATCTTCCTCTTCTTCTCTACCACCTGTCACATCTGTAATATTAGTTATTTCTTTCATATACTCATATCTATCAACAATTTCTTTAATTTCACCAGCTAATATTTTTCCTAAATTACCAGCAATTTCAGCAACAGCTATCACATCAACATAAGTTTCTCCACTTCTTATTTTGTACTCTTGTTCTGTATAAAACATATAATTTTTATAAAGAAATCTTGTACCTTTTGCAATAACAACATCTTTTG
It encodes:
- a CDS encoding phage tail protein I, translated to MKEQNFIYDVTNIRDLAPDILKNDKKYKVILTVIDALISKHIVANIEYLEFLERIDTMTEKEIDMVAKELSVDFYDFSMSIEEKRKACKLSFQIHSIKGTNKAIQDVLNIFYEKANILEFPEFNGDNGTFKIEIMGTTKNNLDIMIDRVEKTKKKSQHLTGITFKNNSISPLYMATHMRYGTKVILYPQPSYFYLNNLNLVNKNGKYTLEKRGEING
- a CDS encoding baseplate J/gp47 family protein translates to MKEFNLIDSNPETILADALRFHEEITGERLELCTKEAYLYSTVAALLSNIKANMNDVAKQNFLKYSREERLDLKGNFYGERGARLKANKARTTIRCYISLVVAKDVVIAKGTRFLYKNYMFYTEQEYKIRSGETYVDVIAVAEIAGNLGKILAGEIKEIVDRYEYMKEITNITDVTGGREEEEDEEYRSRLELIPESFTTGGSEGSYEYWVKKSSNLVTDVFINSPKPNYIDIYVVNGLEHISQEEKTKIKNYIVENKNIKVLNDQIEIKDPTFHDYNIDLDYWVYDSSLVSKSEIEKELTNSLEQYTKSFKMGESINLQDIIDISKNVEGIRRIEIKSPQTYKGQKFHLAKCGTISISYKGAESR